From Alienimonas californiensis, a single genomic window includes:
- a CDS encoding DUF1257 domain-containing protein, which translates to MSHVVTIETKLRDPAAIHAACVRLKLPEPRQETVKFFDGAEHRGIAVRPPGFVYPVLVQSDGNVRCDTYEGRWGDDAFLGRLKQAYAVEAAKLQAKARGHRITETSLPDGGVKLTVTAGAAGFGGTPHQIYGGAA; encoded by the coding sequence ATGAGCCACGTCGTCACCATTGAGACGAAACTGAGAGACCCCGCGGCGATCCATGCCGCCTGCGTCCGGCTGAAACTGCCGGAGCCGCGACAGGAGACCGTCAAATTCTTCGACGGCGCTGAGCACCGCGGCATCGCCGTCCGCCCGCCGGGGTTCGTCTACCCCGTGCTGGTGCAATCCGACGGGAACGTTCGCTGCGATACCTACGAAGGCCGCTGGGGCGACGACGCCTTCCTCGGCCGCCTGAAGCAGGCGTACGCCGTCGAGGCCGCCAAGCTGCAGGCCAAAGCCCGCGGGCACCGGATCACGGAGACTTCGCTGCCCGACGGCGGCGTGAAGCTGACCGTCACCGCCGGGGCCGCCGGCTTCGGCGGCACGCCGCACCAGATCTACGGGGGGGCCGCCTGA
- a CDS encoding NACHT domain-containing protein has product MTFDDFRRVLLSFADRATDLDLSKGELALEIRGEIIEAQVRQRPAGLFVVEEGEQLPAGRWLLDRVAQLEILARRILDYTEPAEHFVEPSGKHLRDINDDPAEEEQPVPDLRETVLRSLSAHPAGVTSLHFLTSDAGEGKSTLLNEMARDQAKRYLSRDDDWVFLPVHLGGRLFMRFDDVVVGTLMNKLRFNGLRYASFLELVRLGAVVPALDGFEELFIESAGGDATTALGDFTQELDSAGTAVIAARRAYFQYRSLKAQAKLIDSLRGQAISASRFTIDRWDRDHFLRYASLRGEPNGESVYQQLEEILGPSHPLLTRAVLVQKLLDLATDSEDFQQLLTRLRDEPKGYFREFIGSIIEREARKWVDRTGIQDVSTPLLSLEQHYDLLSSIAVEMWTSGSDRLPRDVMVFVAELYAEDAGSTPEVTRQIVDKISTHALIVPSGHSKYCFDHEEFFHFFLGEAVGRSSVSKDVAGIRDLAGRAALPAMAVEAAAKYIRREGVPPSELADFMSAAYAGEQRTSLIRENLSAVAIECLDGVEQPTEFKDGVFPAASLAGKRLKEVTFNKCYFGSTDLRCAELVSCRFISCEFVQLGGDGTERVQDTQLSQCKIHAWVGSSGSEFAPDRIVQALMRAGFTVEGKLDTVGQVVAPNEAAEPDEEIKLMETLLRMFSRATALNESAVRRKMGTRESLFFNEVYPRLLQAEIVVEVPHRGSGVQRRMKLGVSATRCRSSFEASAGSFESFLSRMNSRD; this is encoded by the coding sequence ATGACGTTTGACGACTTCCGCCGAGTACTCCTTTCGTTCGCTGATCGGGCTACCGACCTGGACCTTTCGAAAGGTGAACTGGCACTCGAGATTCGTGGAGAGATAATAGAGGCGCAGGTTCGCCAGCGGCCGGCGGGGCTGTTTGTCGTAGAGGAGGGGGAACAGTTGCCGGCTGGTCGGTGGCTCTTGGATCGAGTTGCGCAGCTAGAGATACTGGCTCGACGCATTCTGGACTACACCGAGCCCGCGGAGCATTTCGTGGAACCTAGCGGAAAGCATCTGAGGGATATTAATGACGACCCGGCAGAGGAGGAGCAGCCGGTTCCTGACCTTCGTGAAACCGTGTTGCGATCTCTCTCCGCTCATCCTGCCGGAGTGACTTCACTTCACTTCCTGACTTCCGACGCTGGCGAGGGTAAGTCGACCCTGCTGAACGAGATGGCGAGAGATCAGGCAAAGAGGTATCTCAGCCGTGACGATGATTGGGTGTTTCTGCCTGTCCACCTTGGGGGGAGGCTCTTCATGAGGTTCGACGACGTTGTCGTCGGCACCCTCATGAATAAACTGAGGTTCAATGGCCTACGCTACGCGTCCTTCCTTGAGCTTGTCAGATTAGGGGCAGTGGTGCCGGCCTTGGACGGATTTGAGGAGTTGTTCATAGAGTCTGCTGGTGGCGATGCCACCACCGCGTTGGGCGACTTCACCCAAGAGCTAGATTCCGCTGGGACCGCTGTAATTGCGGCGAGGCGAGCTTATTTTCAGTACCGTAGCCTCAAGGCGCAAGCCAAGCTTATTGATTCCCTCAGGGGGCAAGCGATCTCCGCATCCCGCTTTACAATCGATCGTTGGGATCGCGATCACTTCTTACGGTACGCATCGCTTCGCGGGGAGCCCAACGGCGAGAGTGTGTACCAGCAACTGGAGGAGATCCTTGGGCCCTCGCACCCGCTTCTCACGAGGGCTGTGTTGGTGCAGAAGCTTCTAGACTTAGCTACCGACTCGGAAGATTTTCAGCAGTTGCTGACGCGACTACGCGACGAACCCAAGGGGTATTTTAGAGAGTTTATCGGCTCGATTATTGAGCGTGAGGCTCGCAAGTGGGTAGATCGGACTGGGATACAGGATGTAAGCACTCCGCTTCTCAGCCTCGAGCAGCACTACGACCTACTCTCTTCTATTGCAGTGGAGATGTGGACGAGCGGGTCCGATCGATTACCTAGAGATGTCATGGTCTTCGTCGCGGAACTTTACGCCGAGGATGCGGGCTCGACACCTGAGGTCACTAGGCAAATCGTCGACAAGATTTCAACCCATGCCCTCATCGTTCCCAGCGGCCACAGTAAGTACTGTTTCGATCACGAGGAGTTCTTTCACTTCTTTCTCGGCGAGGCGGTCGGCCGCTCGTCCGTTTCAAAGGACGTTGCCGGGATAAGGGATCTCGCGGGCCGTGCGGCTTTGCCTGCCATGGCCGTAGAGGCCGCAGCGAAATACATCAGACGAGAAGGTGTGCCGCCTTCCGAACTTGCCGACTTCATGTCTGCCGCTTATGCGGGCGAGCAGAGAACATCACTGATCCGAGAGAATCTGTCGGCGGTCGCGATAGAATGTTTGGATGGGGTGGAGCAGCCAACTGAATTTAAAGACGGGGTCTTCCCCGCGGCATCGCTCGCTGGCAAACGTTTGAAGGAAGTCACCTTCAACAAGTGCTATTTCGGCAGCACGGATCTCCGCTGCGCGGAGCTCGTATCTTGTCGTTTTATCTCATGCGAGTTCGTGCAGCTCGGCGGTGACGGCACGGAAAGGGTTCAGGACACGCAACTTTCACAGTGCAAGATCCATGCGTGGGTCGGCTCGTCCGGAAGCGAGTTTGCCCCCGACAGAATCGTTCAGGCACTAATGCGAGCCGGATTCACTGTGGAAGGTAAGCTTGACACAGTCGGGCAAGTGGTCGCACCTAATGAGGCAGCAGAGCCGGACGAGGAGATAAAGCTTATGGAGACGTTGCTTCGGATGTTTTCACGTGCTACAGCCCTCAATGAGTCGGCAGTACGCAGGAAGATGGGCACGAGAGAGAGCCTGTTTTTCAATGAAGTTTACCCTCGGCTCCTGCAGGCAGAAATTGTTGTCGAAGTTCCCCACAGGGGCTCAGGAGTGCAGCGCCGAATGAAGCTTGGAGTCTCGGCGACCCGGTGTCGATCCTCGTTCGAAGCTAGTGCCGGCTCGTTTGAGTCGTTTCTTTCTCGGATGAACTCACGTGACTAG
- a CDS encoding DUF2997 domain-containing protein, whose translation MTPRIEITVTPEGETSVQTKGFAGSACKAASRPYEEALGAKAAEWLTPEYHATESVAPTVEQRA comes from the coding sequence ATGACCCCCCGCATCGAGATCACCGTCACGCCCGAGGGCGAGACCAGCGTCCAGACCAAGGGCTTCGCCGGTTCCGCCTGCAAGGCGGCCAGCCGGCCGTACGAGGAGGCGCTCGGAGCCAAGGCCGCCGAGTGGCTCACCCCGGAGTACCACGCGACCGAGTCTGTCGCCCCAACGGTCGAGCAGCGGGCCTGA
- a CDS encoding helix-turn-helix domain-containing protein, with translation MRKTYVVRLSEAERAECRRVIKTLSGSSQKVRRAQMLLKVDQGEGGPVWIDARVAEAFDARRQTVEALRKRLVVEGFEVALNGQPRAKPPVPPMLDGRQAAQLIALRTGDPPEGYGQWTLRLLARRMVELEIVDAISHETVRQCLKKIR, from the coding sequence ATGCGAAAGACCTACGTCGTGCGGCTGTCCGAGGCCGAACGGGCCGAGTGCCGGCGGGTGATCAAGACGCTCTCCGGCTCCTCGCAGAAGGTGCGACGCGCCCAGATGCTGCTCAAGGTCGATCAGGGCGAGGGCGGTCCCGTTTGGATCGACGCCCGCGTCGCCGAGGCCTTCGACGCCCGGCGGCAGACCGTCGAGGCCCTGCGCAAGCGGCTGGTCGTCGAAGGGTTCGAAGTCGCGCTGAACGGCCAGCCGCGGGCGAAGCCGCCGGTTCCGCCGATGCTCGACGGCCGGCAGGCGGCGCAGCTGATCGCCCTGCGGACCGGCGACCCGCCCGAAGGCTACGGCCAGTGGACGCTCCGACTGCTGGCCCGGCGGATGGTGGAGTTGGAGATCGTGGACGCGATCAGCCACGAGACCGTGCGTCAGTGCCTCAAAAAAATTCGATGA
- a CDS encoding AAA family ATPase, which produces MAELIAAAFPGVLVTSDEPGEVLRDLARLCSGRNWNLVSWSADGNCEGGPTDPQSAVSALPNTGDGETPSLLAMVHPQRYFNSPELLAAVRTALAAGKTRRTHLILIQPTGELPPELRRDFATVAHPLPDRDELEAVARGVATEAGELPEPLTPVLDAAAGLTRGEAENAFALSLVRHGRLDPGPLWELKAKQLSAGGPLSLHRGGVGFDALGGMQALKVFCRTALTNGSPRAEAKGVLLLGPGGVGKSSFARALGREVDRPTLTLDVGGLMAGLVGATEENTRRALATVEAMAPCVLFVDEVERALAGTSGGAQDSGVSARLLGTLLSWLADRPAGVFVVCTANDASRLPPELTRSGRFDATFFLDLPGDEQRAGIWETYRERYGIAAGESTPADVGWTGAEIESCCRLSALLGVSLAEAATHVVPVSVSAAEPLAKLRRWASGRCLDAEAGGVFRPGDDSQSPDAPRRRTSRPAKQNHSLN; this is translated from the coding sequence TTGGCCGAGCTGATCGCCGCCGCCTTCCCCGGCGTGCTGGTGACCAGCGACGAGCCCGGCGAGGTGCTCCGCGACCTCGCCCGGCTGTGCAGCGGGCGGAACTGGAACCTCGTCAGCTGGTCCGCCGACGGAAACTGCGAGGGCGGTCCGACCGACCCGCAGAGCGCCGTGAGCGCCCTGCCGAACACCGGCGACGGCGAGACGCCATCGCTGCTCGCCATGGTGCACCCGCAGCGGTACTTCAACAGCCCGGAGCTGCTCGCCGCGGTGCGGACGGCGCTGGCCGCCGGCAAGACCCGCCGGACGCACCTGATTCTGATCCAGCCGACCGGAGAGCTGCCCCCGGAGCTGCGACGGGACTTCGCGACCGTCGCCCACCCGCTGCCGGACCGGGACGAGCTGGAGGCCGTCGCCCGGGGCGTCGCCACGGAGGCCGGCGAACTGCCCGAGCCGCTCACGCCGGTCCTCGACGCTGCCGCCGGTCTGACCCGCGGCGAGGCGGAGAACGCCTTCGCCCTGAGTCTCGTGCGGCACGGCCGGCTCGATCCCGGGCCGCTGTGGGAACTCAAGGCGAAGCAGCTGTCCGCGGGCGGTCCGCTGTCGCTGCATCGCGGCGGCGTCGGCTTCGACGCCCTCGGCGGCATGCAGGCCCTGAAGGTCTTCTGCCGGACGGCGCTGACGAACGGCTCCCCGCGGGCCGAGGCCAAGGGCGTGCTGCTGCTCGGCCCCGGCGGGGTCGGCAAGAGCAGCTTCGCCCGGGCGCTGGGCCGCGAAGTCGACCGCCCGACGCTCACGCTGGACGTGGGCGGCCTGATGGCCGGCCTCGTCGGCGCCACCGAAGAAAACACCCGCCGGGCGCTGGCGACCGTCGAGGCCATGGCCCCCTGCGTGCTGTTCGTCGACGAGGTCGAGCGGGCGCTGGCCGGGACCTCCGGCGGCGCCCAGGACTCCGGCGTCTCGGCCCGTCTGCTCGGCACGCTGCTGAGTTGGCTCGCCGACCGACCGGCGGGGGTGTTTGTGGTCTGCACGGCCAACGACGCCTCCCGCCTGCCCCCGGAGCTGACCCGCAGCGGGCGGTTCGACGCGACCTTCTTCCTGGACCTGCCCGGAGACGAGCAGCGGGCGGGCATTTGGGAGACGTACCGCGAGCGCTACGGGATCGCCGCGGGCGAATCCACGCCCGCGGACGTCGGCTGGACCGGGGCCGAGATCGAATCCTGTTGCCGGTTGAGCGCCCTGCTGGGCGTGAGCCTGGCCGAGGCGGCGACGCACGTGGTGCCGGTGAGCGTCTCCGCGGCGGAGCCGCTGGCGAAGTTGCGGCGGTGGGCCAGCGGCCGCTGCCTGGACGCCGAGGCCGGCGGGGTGTTTCGCCCCGGCGACGATTCGCAGTCGCCCGACGCCCCCCGCCGGCGGACCAGCCGGCCCGCGAAGCAGAACCACTCGCTGAACTGA
- a CDS encoding IS630 family transposase, which produces MDEQPVQLTKETRTPIPATRDRPKRVDYEYERNGTASLFLFCETLVGWRQVAARPRRTKVDWAEEVGRLLRTRYARCEPVTLVCDNLNTHTRGAFYEAFEPAEARAYLRKLRFCHTPKHGSWLNVAECELSCLTRQCLTGRRIGTLAKLRSETAAWSAATNATCRDVDWQFTTEQARINLKSLYPKFKH; this is translated from the coding sequence ATGGACGAGCAGCCGGTGCAACTGACGAAGGAGACGCGGACGCCGATCCCGGCCACGCGGGACCGCCCCAAGCGCGTCGACTACGAGTACGAGCGGAACGGGACCGCGAGCCTGTTCCTGTTCTGCGAGACGCTGGTGGGCTGGCGGCAGGTCGCGGCTCGGCCGCGGCGGACGAAGGTCGACTGGGCCGAGGAGGTCGGCCGGCTGCTGCGGACCCGGTACGCCCGCTGCGAGCCCGTCACGCTGGTCTGCGACAATCTCAACACGCACACCCGGGGGGCGTTCTACGAGGCCTTCGAGCCCGCCGAGGCGCGGGCGTACCTGCGCAAGCTGCGGTTCTGTCACACGCCCAAGCACGGCAGCTGGCTGAACGTCGCCGAGTGCGAGTTAAGTTGTCTGACGCGGCAATGCCTGACCGGCCGTCGGATCGGCACGCTGGCCAAGCTGCGCTCGGAGACGGCGGCGTGGTCGGCGGCGACCAACGCGACGTGCCGGGACGTCGACTGGCAGTTCACGACCGAACAGGCCCGCATTAATCTGAAGTCGCTCTATCCCAAGTTCAAGCACTGA
- a CDS encoding helix-turn-helix domain-containing protein, whose product MNKRYVLKLTAEERSVLEAITRRRNVAAGKHQKARALLLCDQSDHGPGLRDVDVAGEVNAGVRSIESWRKRACEEGPLESLERRRRTVTTEPILDGDAEAKMLAIACSTPPEGRSRWSLRLLADRLVELEIVESVSHETVRRSLQKTTSGRT is encoded by the coding sequence ATGAACAAGCGATACGTGTTGAAGCTGACCGCCGAAGAGCGGTCGGTCCTGGAAGCGATCACGCGGCGGCGGAACGTCGCCGCCGGCAAGCATCAGAAGGCCAGGGCTCTTTTGCTGTGCGACCAGTCCGACCACGGTCCGGGCCTGCGGGACGTCGACGTGGCCGGCGAGGTGAACGCCGGCGTTCGGAGTATCGAGTCCTGGCGGAAGCGGGCCTGCGAGGAGGGACCGCTGGAGTCGCTCGAACGTCGCCGGCGGACCGTGACGACCGAGCCGATCCTCGACGGCGACGCCGAGGCGAAGATGCTGGCGATCGCCTGCTCGACGCCGCCGGAGGGCCGGAGTCGCTGGAGCCTGCGGCTGCTCGCGGACCGGCTGGTGGAGCTGGAGATCGTGGAGTCCGTTTCGCACGAGACGGTGCGGCGGAGCCTTCAAAAAACGACGTCAGGCCGCACCTGA
- a CDS encoding acyl-CoA dehydrogenase family protein, whose protein sequence is MTSTATHRTSLAAAAFLVVLQPILGQDASPPDPLPEAAKTEATSTAEALTKLQERHESGDGPFVEMDELNFLIRPGGGGSCASAAGLIVLQAGRALLGRDAYERPHMGVLGAFQDQPTLLNGRVTNNEFVDLLEFYERHLGGGGFSTETLSAPNSPHAQDGNVWTAGQPPPIAVREGQLQVLSYTVTTAEGDVLGRHFVILKAVDGNRLDVLDPAHPKRKTVFVLEDGDNGCGRMYLRLPPEVLAKDSVSAYLKGLVNELNTVFTITVEDAAPPRAPELGDLKRRIDETAEELRAEGKLTDPRAWRKAGAAYGLPGLDLPGELGGSGWSASEVLPVFRHAGRHNLNLRDVVGGAHARALLNSDEKVAQEVVRETACGEAYVAITITEEGFGTDYTSMTTKSKKVDGGYVLSGEKRWNARLREATDVVGITKASSGEVGKLSVFLLERETPGLTVKDFAAHGLTGNSYGGLVLDDVFVPSDRLLGVDGEGKDVFTKHFLYWRLMQVAAAIGCGDRALEQMAERMKERKYRGAPLARMTHLQQQLAQSTTELAMAYSLAKDAAELLDEGKYDEAAPLINGLKAEGVEAALRAADFAMRAHGALGYSTEVDLGDRVRDLMGLRIADGTTDAMRSAVVADVYGSEFWWAAFPRNPQEITD, encoded by the coding sequence ATGACTTCGACCGCGACGCACCGGACGTCGCTCGCCGCGGCGGCGTTTCTCGTCGTCCTCCAGCCGATCCTCGGACAGGACGCATCCCCTCCTGATCCCCTGCCGGAAGCCGCGAAGACGGAAGCGACCTCGACGGCGGAAGCGCTGACGAAGCTCCAGGAACGGCACGAGTCGGGCGACGGGCCGTTTGTAGAGATGGATGAACTGAACTTCCTGATCCGGCCCGGCGGAGGGGGATCCTGCGCCAGCGCCGCCGGCCTAATCGTCCTGCAGGCCGGCAGGGCCTTGCTGGGCCGGGACGCCTACGAACGTCCGCACATGGGCGTCCTCGGAGCATTTCAGGATCAGCCGACGCTGCTCAACGGCCGCGTCACGAACAACGAATTCGTCGACCTGCTGGAGTTCTACGAACGCCACCTCGGCGGCGGCGGGTTCAGCACCGAGACGCTGTCCGCCCCGAACTCGCCGCACGCCCAAGACGGCAACGTCTGGACGGCCGGCCAGCCCCCGCCGATCGCGGTGCGGGAGGGGCAACTTCAGGTTCTCAGCTACACGGTGACGACGGCCGAAGGCGACGTGCTGGGAAGACACTTCGTCATCTTGAAGGCGGTCGACGGGAACCGTCTGGACGTGCTCGATCCGGCTCATCCCAAAAGGAAAACGGTCTTCGTGCTGGAGGACGGCGATAACGGTTGCGGCCGGATGTACCTGCGACTGCCGCCTGAAGTACTCGCGAAGGACAGCGTGTCGGCTTACCTCAAGGGATTGGTGAACGAGTTGAACACAGTCTTCACGATCACCGTGGAGGACGCCGCCCCGCCGCGGGCGCCTGAGCTTGGAGACCTGAAGCGGCGAATCGACGAAACGGCCGAGGAGCTGAGGGCGGAGGGAAAGCTGACGGACCCGCGGGCGTGGCGAAAGGCGGGAGCGGCGTACGGACTGCCGGGGCTGGACCTGCCGGGCGAACTCGGCGGGTCCGGGTGGTCCGCGAGCGAGGTACTGCCCGTCTTCCGTCACGCGGGGCGACACAACCTCAATCTGCGCGACGTGGTCGGCGGGGCCCATGCGCGGGCACTGCTGAACTCCGACGAGAAAGTCGCGCAGGAAGTCGTGCGGGAGACGGCCTGCGGCGAGGCGTACGTCGCCATCACGATCACCGAGGAGGGCTTCGGAACGGACTACACCTCGATGACGACCAAGTCCAAGAAGGTCGACGGCGGGTACGTGCTCTCCGGCGAGAAGCGCTGGAACGCGCGGCTCCGGGAGGCGACGGACGTCGTCGGGATCACGAAGGCCTCCAGCGGCGAGGTCGGCAAGCTGAGCGTGTTCCTGCTGGAGCGGGAGACGCCCGGCCTGACGGTGAAGGACTTCGCCGCCCACGGCCTGACCGGCAACTCCTACGGCGGGCTGGTCCTCGACGACGTATTCGTGCCGAGCGATCGGCTCCTGGGCGTCGACGGCGAGGGGAAAGACGTCTTTACCAAGCACTTCCTCTACTGGCGGCTGATGCAGGTCGCCGCCGCGATCGGGTGCGGGGATCGGGCGTTGGAGCAGATGGCCGAGAGGATGAAGGAGCGGAAGTACCGCGGGGCGCCGCTGGCCCGAATGACCCACCTCCAGCAGCAGCTGGCCCAATCGACGACGGAGTTGGCCATGGCCTACAGCCTTGCCAAAGACGCGGCGGAGTTGCTGGACGAGGGGAAGTACGACGAGGCGGCCCCGCTCATCAACGGGCTGAAGGCCGAGGGCGTGGAGGCGGCGCTGCGGGCCGCGGACTTCGCCATGCGGGCTCACGGCGCGCTCGGATACTCGACGGAGGTCGATCTGGGCGATCGGGTGCGGGACCTGATGGGCCTGCGGATCGCCGACGGCACGACCGACGCGATGCGATCCGCGGTGGTCGCCGATGTTTACGGGTCGGAGTTCTGGTGGGCGGCCTTCCCGCGAAATCCGCAGGAAATAACAGATTAA
- a CDS encoding IS5 family transposase has translation MFFSIDLESRIRPDHPLRPLKKRVDAILAGLNERFSAAYSRTGRPGVPPERLLKALLLMAIYSVRSERQLVERIDTDLLFRWFLDMDPAEDAFDATAFTHNRTRLEEHGLAAAFFEAVVSEAIAAGLCSDDHFSVDGTMIESMASTKSFRPIESVGSVDDDQNEQDGAGFKSRNAEVDFRGRKRTNATHRSRTDPEARLYCKGPGKPALLAHLGHSLAENRNGLIMEAAVTEANGTAESEATIELLDRYRRKRGRSPKTLGADKGYDSGPLLLKLESRRIVPHVAMRNAEPADPKTARSDRREKIEARLRMKARLATAEYAVSQRVRKKVEEGFGWLKTIAGLGRSRHVGRWKLRQQLELSAAAYNLIRIQKLRPT, from the coding sequence ATGTTTTTCTCGATCGATCTGGAGAGCCGGATTCGGCCGGATCACCCGCTGCGTCCCCTGAAGAAGCGGGTCGACGCGATCCTGGCCGGCTTGAACGAGCGGTTCTCGGCGGCCTACAGCCGCACCGGCCGGCCCGGCGTGCCGCCCGAACGACTGCTTAAAGCGTTGCTGCTCATGGCGATCTACTCCGTTCGCAGCGAGCGGCAACTGGTCGAGCGGATCGACACGGATCTGCTGTTCCGCTGGTTTCTCGACATGGACCCGGCCGAGGACGCCTTCGACGCCACCGCGTTCACCCATAACCGAACGCGGCTCGAGGAGCACGGCCTGGCCGCGGCGTTCTTCGAGGCCGTCGTGTCCGAGGCGATCGCCGCGGGACTGTGCAGCGACGATCACTTCAGCGTCGACGGCACGATGATCGAGTCGATGGCCTCGACCAAGAGCTTTCGGCCGATTGAGTCGGTCGGGTCGGTCGACGACGACCAGAACGAGCAAGACGGCGCCGGATTTAAGAGCCGAAACGCCGAGGTAGACTTCCGCGGCCGGAAGCGAACCAACGCCACGCATCGCAGCCGCACCGATCCCGAGGCCAGGCTGTACTGTAAGGGGCCGGGCAAGCCGGCGCTGCTGGCTCATCTGGGCCACTCGCTTGCGGAGAACCGCAACGGTCTGATCATGGAGGCGGCCGTGACCGAAGCCAACGGCACGGCCGAATCCGAGGCGACGATCGAGCTGCTCGACCGCTATCGGCGGAAGCGCGGCCGCTCGCCCAAGACGCTCGGAGCGGATAAGGGATACGACAGCGGGCCGCTGCTGTTGAAGCTTGAATCGCGTCGAATCGTCCCGCACGTGGCGATGCGCAACGCCGAGCCGGCGGACCCGAAGACCGCCCGCAGCGATCGGCGGGAGAAGATCGAAGCGCGTCTGCGAATGAAAGCGAGACTCGCGACCGCGGAATACGCCGTCTCGCAGCGGGTCCGAAAGAAAGTGGAGGAGGGGTTCGGCTGGCTCAAGACGATCGCGGGCCTCGGTCGCAGCCGGCACGTCGGCCGCTGGAAACTCCGGCAACAGCTGGAGCTCTCCGCGGCGGCCTACAACCTGATTCGCATCCAAAAACTCAGGCCGACGTGA
- a CDS encoding IS630 family transposase yields MPPKDDAAFVADMERVLDAYRRPYDPARPVVCMDEQPKQLVEHVRTPRPTKRGAVAREDHEYVRHGWCCVWMFNEPLGGWRDVRVTDRKTAVDWAEQVRSLVDDPRYAAAERITLVCDNLNTHAPASLYKAFPPAEAHRLARKIDLVYTPKHGSWLNTSECELSTLTRQCLGGRIAQINKVRSEAAAWTADLNARQTGVDWQFATEQARVKLKSLYPQSIL; encoded by the coding sequence ATGCCGCCGAAAGACGACGCGGCCTTCGTCGCGGATATGGAGCGGGTTCTGGACGCCTATCGGCGGCCGTACGACCCGGCCCGGCCGGTCGTCTGCATGGACGAGCAGCCCAAGCAATTGGTCGAGCACGTTCGCACGCCGCGGCCGACCAAGCGGGGGGCCGTCGCCCGGGAGGATCATGAATACGTCCGCCACGGCTGGTGCTGCGTCTGGATGTTCAACGAGCCGCTGGGCGGCTGGCGGGACGTCCGCGTCACCGACCGCAAGACGGCGGTCGACTGGGCCGAGCAGGTCCGGTCGTTGGTCGACGATCCCCGGTACGCCGCGGCCGAGCGGATCACGCTGGTCTGCGACAACCTGAACACGCACGCGCCGGCCTCGCTCTATAAAGCGTTTCCGCCCGCGGAGGCGCACCGGCTGGCGCGGAAGATCGATTTGGTCTATACGCCCAAGCACGGGTCGTGGCTGAACACCTCCGAGTGCGAACTGTCGACGTTGACGCGTCAGTGCCTGGGCGGGCGGATCGCTCAGATTAATAAGGTGCGGTCGGAGGCCGCCGCTTGGACGGCCGATCTGAACGCCCGCCAGACCGGCGTGGACTGGCAGTTCGCCACCGAGCAGGCCCGCGTCAAACTGAAGTCGCTCTACCCGCAGTCTATCCTGTGA
- a CDS encoding site-specific integrase codes for MPNAERSAVKAKVKEHRAACRWSPNQLRHTRATQLRAKYGIELTRTVPGHSDTGASEIYAERDLAAAERVMREVG; via the coding sequence TTGCCGAACGCCGAACGCTCCGCCGTGAAGGCGAAGGTGAAGGAGCATCGGGCTGCATGTCGCTGGTCCCCGAACCAGCTCCGTCACACCCGGGCGACCCAGCTGCGGGCGAAGTACGGCATCGAGCTGACCCGCACCGTGCCGGGGCACAGCGACACCGGCGCCAGCGAGATCTACGCCGAACGCGACCTCGCCGCCGCCGAGCGGGTGATGCGGGAGGTGGGGTGA